The Apostichopus japonicus isolate 1M-3 chromosome 6, ASM3797524v1, whole genome shotgun sequence genome contains a region encoding:
- the LOC139968684 gene encoding carbonyl reductase [NADPH] 3-like, with translation MSTVAVVTGANKGIGFAIVRSLCKKLDKSDVVYLTSRNESLGLDAVEKLKKEGLSPCYHQLDIGDEGSAKKLKEHLEKTHGGVDILINNAGVLLREEEIPFIEKAERTMKTNFFDTLKAYNILSPAIRSNGRVVFVSSGLGQKAYNDCSDELKKSFCDAKTEEDVQKLMKKFVSDVKAGNHVELGWPAGSDGYPSYNVSKLGIIAVTKVFAENLKQDPRQGILINSCSPGYVATDLTRNQGHRTIDEGAVTSVVLALLARDSSHPQGQYMDANQEIQDFLG, from the exons ATGTCGACGGTTGCGGtg GTAACTGGAGCAAACAAAGGCATTGGGTTTGCCATTGTGAGATCTCTTTGTAAGAAACTTGACAAATCTGATGTGGTATACCTTACCTCCCGCAATGAATCTCTCGGACTTGATGCTGTCGAGAAACTTAAGAAAGAAGGACTCTCCCCATGCTACCATCAATTGGATATTGGTGATGAAGGAAGTGCAAAAAAACTGAAAGAACATCTAGAAAAAACTCATGGTGGGGTTGACATTCTCATAAATAATGCTGGAGTTCTCTTGCGG GAAGAGGAAATCCCTTTCATAGAGAAGGCAGAACGTACGATGAAGACTAATTTCTTTGACACTCTGAAAGCGTATAACATCCTTAGCCCTGCGATTAGATCAAATGGTCG GGTTGTCTTTGTTTCCAGTGGATTAGGCCAGAAGGCCTACAATGACTGCAGTGACGAGCTTAAGAAATCATTTTGCGATGCTAAAACTGAAGAGGATGTGCAGAAGTTGATGAAAAAATTTGTCAG TGATGTGAAAGCAGGCAATCACGTGGAGTTGGGTTGGCCAGCTGGAAGTGATGGGTATCCTTCTTATAATGTATCCAAGCTCGGTATCATCGCGGTCACCAAGGTGTTTGCTGAAAACCTTAAACAAGATCCCAGGCAGGGAATTCTCATCAACTCT TGCTCACCTGGATATGTCGCTACTGACCTGACCAGAAACCAGGGTCATAGAACTATAGATGAGGGCGCTGTGACATCGGTGGTTCTCGCTCTCCTCGCAAGGGATTCATCTCATCCCCAGGGTCAATATATGGATGCCAATCAGGAAATACAGGATTTTCTTGGCTAA
- the LOC139968683 gene encoding carbonyl reductase [NADPH] 3-like, translating into MPNIAVVTGANKGIGFAIVRSLCQKLDRSDVVYLTSRDESRGLGAIEKLKEEGLSPCYHQLDIGDEESVIRLKEDLEKAHGGIDILINNVGIASWENDLPFMEKVERTLKTNFFDTLKTYNTLSSILRSNSRVVFLASGLGHTCYRKISSELKNCFREAKSEDDVQKLMQKFISDVRTGNHGEMGWQRGEDTFPPYSVSKLGVITATKVLAENLKDGPRDGILINTCCPGFVATDLNNHRGRRTIDEGAVTPVLLALIPRGSSQPQGKYMDAHQKIQDFLTE; encoded by the exons ATGCCAAATATCGCTGTg GTAACTGGAGCAAACAAAGGCATTGGATTTGCCATTGTGAGATCTCTTTGTCAGAAACTTGACAGGTCTGATGTGGTATACCTTACCTCCCGTGATGAATCTCGTGGACTTGGAGCCATTGAAAAGCTTAAAGAAGAAGGACTGTCCCCTTGCTACCATCAACTAGATATTGGTGATGAAGAAAGTGTAATAAGACTAAAAGAAGATTTAGAGAAAGCTCACGGTGGAATTGATATTCTCATAAACAATGTTGGAATAGCAAGCTgg GAAAATGATCTACCTTTCATGGAGAAAGTGGAACGTACGCTGAAAACGAATTTCTTCGACACTTTGAAAACTTATAACACCCTAAGCTCCATCCTAAGATCAAACAGCAG AGTTGTATTCCTTGCCAGTGGATTGGGTCATACATGCTACAGGAAGATCAGTTCAGAACTTAAGAACTGTTTTCGAGAAGCTAAAAGTGAAGATGATGTTCAGAAGTTGATGCAAAAGTTCATCAG TGATGTGAGAACCGGCAACCATGGAGAGATGGGCTGGCAGCGCGGAGAGGATACTTTTCCTCCCTACAGTGTATCCAAGCTTGGTGTCATCACAGCGACCAAAGTACTCGCTGAAAACCTTAAAGATGGTCCCAGGGATGGGATTCTAATTAATACT TGTTGCCCTGGATTTGTTGCCACTGATCTTAACAACCACCGGGGTCGTAGAACCATCGACGAGGGAGCTGTGACACCTGTGCTTCTTGCTCTGATTCCCAGAGGATCTTCTCAGCCCCAGGGTAAATATATGGATGCCCATCAAAAAATACAGGACTTCCTTACAGAGTAA